DNA from Rhinolophus sinicus isolate RSC01 linkage group LG16, ASM3656204v1, whole genome shotgun sequence:
TTGAGAAAAAACATGGGGCAGAGAGGtatggaatagaaaataaatacaaatgtaagcTGTTTTGCTAATTGTTTTATAACCACAACAAATGAGTACAGCGAAAGCCCTGTACAAAACACAAaggttcaagatcaaggtgttccTTTAGGCAAAGCTGAAGATTTCAGTCTCTGGTATTTGGAATTTAGGCTGCAGTCCTTGTTTTTGGATGGATCACTGGGTGTGTAGCACAGTCCATGCTTCTAACCAGATTTGAACAGAAGAATGGCCACTTGGCCCAGGTAGAAGTAGATGAAGTGTTTGGTTTCATGTGTCACGTAACTACCGAAGTTCCTCCCCACGATGCAGTGCCAGGTGGGGTTGTACTTCTTGTCAAActcctgggggggtgggggggagagagaaaacactaGAATTTTAGTGCTAAACCAGAGGTTCGAGTTTGCCCCTGGATAAGGAGGGCCTGTAGAGGCAGAATGGAGGAATATTAGCATCTGCAAATTCTTAGAATGAAAGAATGTTTCCCTGCTCCAAGTCGCCTACATACTGCATTAATGCAAACATACTTGCA
Protein-coding regions in this window:
- the DYNLL1 gene encoding dynein light chain 1, cytoplasmic, which codes for MCDRKAVIKNADMSEEMQQDSVECATQALEKYNIEKDIAAHIKKEFDKKYNPTWHCIVGRNFGSYVTHETKHFIYFYLGQVAILLFKSG